From the Candidatus Cloacimonadota bacterium genome, one window contains:
- a CDS encoding sulfite exporter TauE/SafE family protein produces MFLIVLLILAGVAAGFINTLAGGGSTLVLPILILIGLPSPVANATNRVAILLQNITGTARFHKHGKLDVKPVIHITIAASLGAIVGSFFAVKLNSAVFDKILGVVFIFILIMVIKPKQKRSYAKTLPKWLEFVIFLAVGFYGGFIQVGIGFILLGTLNLIENFSLVRANAVKVFIVMCYTIFAVIVFAISDKIIWLYGLILAIGNIIGAWIGVHAAVKRGDKIVKIVLATAICIACLKLFGVFTLIGL; encoded by the coding sequence GTGTTTCTTATCGTTTTATTGATATTGGCTGGCGTAGCTGCAGGTTTCATAAATACATTAGCTGGTGGCGGTTCCACTTTGGTTCTGCCAATTCTTATATTGATCGGTTTACCATCTCCGGTAGCAAATGCCACAAATCGAGTAGCTATTTTGTTGCAGAATATAACTGGAACAGCTCGTTTCCATAAACATGGAAAACTTGATGTAAAACCAGTAATTCATATCACGATAGCAGCTTCGCTGGGAGCGATTGTTGGTTCATTTTTTGCTGTAAAACTCAATTCTGCAGTTTTCGATAAAATACTGGGAGTTGTGTTTATTTTCATCCTGATAATGGTGATAAAACCCAAACAGAAAAGATCTTATGCCAAAACTCTTCCGAAGTGGCTGGAGTTTGTAATTTTCCTGGCAGTTGGTTTTTATGGTGGTTTTATTCAGGTTGGAATTGGTTTTATACTTCTGGGCACATTGAACCTGATTGAGAATTTCAGTCTGGTAAGAGCAAATGCAGTAAAAGTTTTCATCGTGATGTGTTATACGATATTTGCTGTTATCGTTTTCGCAATTTCAGATAAGATAATCTGGTTGTATGGTCTAATTCTTGCGATTGGCAACATAATCGGAGCCTGGATTGGAGTTCATGCAGCAGTAAAACGCGGAGATAAAATCGTGAAAATAGTTTTGGCTACTGCTATCTGCATTGCTTGTCTAAAATTATTTGGAGTTTTCACACTGATCGGGTTATAG